Proteins encoded by one window of Lepisosteus oculatus isolate fLepOcu1 chromosome 18, fLepOcu1.hap2, whole genome shotgun sequence:
- the tmem223 gene encoding transmembrane protein 223: MSFRLVLHSLCGRYRLLQGFELGPLCRFGPGVTRQCSAGTARSGWVSGLLALRSGLDQAFGAKRRTVSRFSRTGGGGSLAQPARGIVSTNVPKDVLLFEHERTGFFRLMGLFCAGQFVFWTYLAHFAFTSLRDTGLRDAVIVGEEARNLPKLGGVSLNLGSDKWRYGFTGSCLTLGCLILAGGVLFSRRSVRRLVLCRGGQEVVIFTHSLLGVARGRGLTVPLRHISCVAHRTGAPVHIPFRVKGHSLYYLLDKQGRLPNPRLFDVTVGAYRPF; the protein is encoded by the exons ATGAGCTTTCGGTTGGTGTTGCACAGCCTGTGCGGGCGGTACCGCCTCTTGCAGGGTTTCGAGCTGGGACCTCTCTGTCGGTTCGGCCCGGGTGTAACACGGCAGTGCAGTGCGGGCACGGCTCGGTCCGGCTGGGTCTCCGGCCTGCTGGCGCTCAGGTCCGGGCTGGACCAGGCCTTCGGGGCGAAGCGAAGAACCGTTTCTCGCTTCAGCAGGACGGGTGGCGGCGGCTCGCTGGCCCAGCCCGCCCGGGGCATCGTGTCCACTAACGTGCCCAAAGACGTGCTGCTTTTCGAGCACGAGCGGACCGGCTTTTTCCGCCTTATGGGCCTGTTCTGCGCCGGCCAGTTCGTGTTCTGGACGTACCTGGCCCACTTCGCCTTCACCAGCCTGCGGGACACGGGGCTCCGCGACGCCGTGATCGtgggggaggaggcgcggaACCTGCCCAAACTCGGCGGCGTGTCGCTCAACCTGGGCTCGGACAAGTGGCGGTACGGCTTCACCGGATCCTGCCTGACCCTGG gctgcctgatcctggctggaggggTGCTGTTCTCCCGGCGCTCCGTGCGAAGGCTGGTTCTGTGCCGGGGGGGACAGGAAGTGGTCATCTTCACGCACTCCCTGCTCGGCGTGGCCAGGGGGCGTGGCCTCACCGTTCCCCTGCGTCACATCTCCTGTGTCGCGCACCGCACAGGAGCGCCCGTGCACATCCCCTTCCGGGTCAAAGGTCACTCCCTCTACTACCTGCTGGACAAACAGGGGCGCTTGCCCAACCCCCGGCTCTTCGATGTCACCGTGGGGGCGTACCGTCCTTTCTGA